One Poecilia reticulata strain Guanapo linkage group LG19, Guppy_female_1.0+MT, whole genome shotgun sequence genomic window carries:
- the LOC103482083 gene encoding D(5)-like dopamine receptor, which translates to MGTFLNKSKILEHRGHLSQPQVEAAGDDVRGPDRVLGVRALTGCVLCVLIVSTLLGNTLVCVAVVKFRHLRSKVTNSFVVSLAVSDLFVAVLVMPWRAVSEVAGVWFFGRFCDTWVAFDIMCSTASILNLCIISMDRYWAISSPFRYERRMTRRFAFLMIGVAWTLSILISFIPVQLSWHRADNSSRAGSGDCNASLNRTYAISSSLISFYIPVVIMVGTYTRIFRIAQTQIRRISSLEKAPEARAQTQRLSTSTHNDSTLKTTFKRETKVLKTLSIIMGVFVFCWLPFFVLNCVVPFCNADQPGAAPCVSDTTFSIFVWFGWANSSLNPVIYAFNADFRKAFSTILGCNRCCSASAVETVDFSNELVSYHHDTTLQKEQVTTGPGPQRFVPARTAGELQVNFDKLSEDPRNQRDLLLPALLQFEGEPEISLDMMPFNSSELNDCCVIPGQIQDL; encoded by the coding sequence atgggaacgtttttaaataaaagtaaaatcctGGAACACCGAGGCCACCTGAGCCAGCCGCAAGTGGAGGCGGCCGGAGACGACGTACGTGGACCGGACCGGGTGCTCGGCGTCCGCGCGCTGACCGGCTGCGTCCTGTGCGTCCTGATCGTCTCCACTCTGCTGGGCAACACGCTGGTCTGCGTCGCCGTCGTTAAGTTCCGCCACCTGCGCTCCAAAGTCACCAACTCCTTCGTGGTGTCGCTGGCGGTCTCCGACCTGTTCGTGGCCGTGCTGGTGATGCCGTGGCGCGCGGTCTCCGAGGTGGCCGGCGTCTGGTTCTTCGGGCGCTTCTGCGACACCTGGGTGGCTTTCGACATCATGTGCTCCACCGCGTCCATCCTCAACCTGTGCATCATCAGCATGGACCGCTACTGGGCCATCTCCAGCCCGTTCAGGTACGAGCGCAGGATGACACGCAGGTTCGCCTTCCTGATGATCGGCGTCGCCTGGACGCTCTCCATCCTCATCTCATTTATCCCGGTGCAGCTCAGCTGGCACCGCGCGGACAACTCCAGTCGCGCCGGCTCGGGCGACTGCAACGCCAGCCTGAACCGGACCTACGCCATCTCCTCCTCGCTCATTAGCTTCTACATCCCCGTGGTCATCATGGTGGGCACGTACACGCGAATCTTCCGCATCGCGCAGACCCAGATAAGACGCATCTCCTCTTTGGAGAAGGCTCCAGAAGCCCGCGCGCAGACGCAGCGGCTCTCCACCTCGACGCACAACGACAGCACGCTGAAAACAACCTTTAAGCGGGAAACCAAGGTTCTAAAGACGCTCTCCATCATCATGggggtgtttgtgttttgctggcTTCCGTTTTTTGTCCTGAACTGCGTGGTGCCGTTCTGCAACGCGGACCAGCCCGGAGCCGCGCCGTGCGTCAGCGACACCACTTTCAGCATCTTCGTGTGGTTCGGCTGGGCCAACTCGTCTCTGAACCCGGTGATTTACGCGTTCAACGCGGACTTCCGGAAGGCCTTCTCCACCATCCTGGGCTGCAACCGATGCTGCTCCGCCTCGGCGGTGGAGACGGTGGACTTCAGCAACGAGCTGGTGTCCTATCACCACGACACCACGCTGCAGAAGGAGCAGGTGACGACGGGGCCCGGGCCGCAGAGATTCGTCCCGGCGCGCACGGCCGGGGAGCTTCAGGTGAACTTCGACAAACTTTCCGAAGATCCCCGGAACCAGCGGGATCTGCTGCTCCCCGCCCTCCTGCAGTTTGAGGGCGAGCCGGAGATCTCTTTGGACATGATGCCCTTTAACTCCTCAGAGCTCAACGACTGCTGCGTTATTCCCGGTCAGATCCAGGACCTCTGA
- the LOC103481880 gene encoding microfibril-associated glycoprotein 4-like, with protein MSDPYRGAMTIKLFVLLLVPVVTSTSDLSLPLDCNDVYNQDTSRPSGVYTIYPIGTTSAVQVYCDMDSLEGKWTVFQRRMDGSVNFYRPWNQYKFGFGNAAGEYWLGLENVFHLTKRKTELLIDMEDFDGNKSYARYTSFSVGPETDGYRLHLTGFTNGGAGDSLSHISGQKFSTFDKDQDTWVNSCARSFLAGFWYSDCHSANPNGVYLWGADSTLYAIGVEWISWKGRAYSLKAISMKIRPVQ; from the exons ATGTCAGATCCTTACAGAGGAGCAATGACCATTAAG ctgtttgttctCCTTCTGGTTCCCGTGGTGACCAGCACCTCAGATCTCAGCCTCCCTCTGGACTGCAATGACGTCTACAACCAAGACACCAGCCGACCCAGTGGAGTTTACACTATCTATCCTATCGGAACCACATCGGCCGTCCAG gttTACTGCGACATGGACTCTCTGGAAGGAAAGTGGACG GTTTTCCAGAGGAGGATGGACGGCTCTGTGAACTTCTACAGGCCCTGGAATCAGTACAAGTTCGGCTTCGGGAACGCCGCAGGAGAATACTGGCTCG GTCTGGAAAATGTCTTCCACCTGACTAAGAGGAAAACAGAGCTGTTGATCGACATGGAGGACTTTGATGGAAACAAGTCGTATGCTCGTTACACCTCATTCTCCGTGGGCCCAGAGACTGACGGCTACAGACTTCACCTGACTGGGTTCACTAATGGAGGGGCAG GAGACTCTCTAAGTCACATCAGTGGACAGAAGTTCTCTACGTTCGATAAAGATCAGGACACTTGGGTGAACAGCTGCGCCCGATCGTTCCTTGCAGGGTTCTGGTACTCCGATTGTCACTCTGCAAACCCAAACGGCGTGTACCTCTGGGGGGCCGACAGCACTCTTTATGCCATCGGAGTGGAGTGGATTTCCTGGAAGGGCAGGGCCTACTCCCTGAAGGCCATCAGCATGAAGATCCGTCCAGTACAGTGA
- the LOC103481881 gene encoding hydroxycarboxylic acid receptor 2-like produces the protein MVPQPNFTTVSNLTTPVPGGGGCPPVGIQLEGLIMPPVLIIDVVLGLMGNLVALWIFWFKLKAWNPNTLFLFNLVIADFFALVSLPLRIDALLRGHWVFGDGMCRINLFLMFSNRSASIALMTVVAIYRYFKVVHPHHRFNRMTKRQAAFVSAFVWLLVISPRVPMLAYNHIKGKGEKTQCFFFTSYKEASRAIIILVGMHRILTVVEFVIPMAMLLFCSVRISNFLKQRQMGKPDKVHKAMRMCAAIVAVFIVCFLPTTVTTIGVWVIRSYRPWDCAAFYTFTQLTIVSLGLNFLNSALDPIVYVFSSSMFRKALLGLVPCGKDESQNTQSSSGTQSTAQQELKSLRTDRGSEAI, from the exons ATGGTCCCACAACCAAACTTCACCACAGTTTCAAACCTCACAACCCCTGTCCCTGGGGGTGGTGGATGCCCACCTGTCGGCATCCAGCTGGAGGGCCTCATCATGCCTCCGGTCCTCATCATCGACGTCGTACTGGGGCTGATGGGAAACTTGGTGGCGCTGTGGATCTTCTGGTTTAAGTTGAAGGCCTGGAACCCCAACACCCTGTTCCTCTTCAACCTGGTCATCGCTGACTTTTTTGCCCTGGTGAGTCTGCCCCTGAGGATTGACGCCCTGCTCAGGGGCCACTGGGTGTTTGGAGATGGCATGTGCCGGATAAACCTCTTCCTGATGTTCTCCAACCGATCGGCCAGCATCGCACTCATGACCGTGGTGGCAATTTACCGATACTTCAAG GTGGTCCACCCTCATCATCGCTTCAACCGCATGACCAAGCGGCAGGCTGCATTTGTCTCAGCGTTTGTCTGGCTGTTGGTGATCAGTCCTCGGGTTCCCATGCTGGCCTACAACCACATCAAGGGTAAAGGCGAGAAGACCCAGTGCTTCTTCTTTACATCCTACAAAGAGGCATCCCGCGCCATCATCATCCTGGTGGGCATGCACCGTATTTTGACGGTGGTGGAGTTCGTCATCCCCATGGCCATGCTGCTGTTCTGTTCCGTCCGAATCTCCAACTTCCTGAAGCAGAGGCAGATGGGAAAACCTGACAAGGTGCACAAGGCCATGAGAATGTGTGCCGCCATTGTGGCTGTGTTCATCGTGTGCTTCCTTCCCACCACGGTGACCACGATTGGTGTGTGGGTCATCCGCTCTTACCGTCCATGGGACTGTGCCGCTTTCTACACCTTTACTCAACTCACTATTGTGTCGTTGGGCCTGAACTTTCTGAACTCGGCTCTGGACCCTATCGTCTACGTCTTCTCCAGCTCTATGTTCAGGAAGGCACTACTGGGACTCGTACCCTGTGGAAAGGATGAAAGCCAGAACACACAGTCTTCATCGGGAACCCAAAGCACCGCCCAGCAGGAACTGAAGTCCTTAAGGACTGACAGAGGAAGTGAAGCCATTTAA